One genomic region from Pseudomonas hormoni encodes:
- a CDS encoding C39 family peptidase: MRIIALVVLLCVASVIEAAQLPLSVLPGGAVVYKPIQSVRERKFADLVQQKTDFSCGAAALATILRQAYWLDVNEDQIIEGMLAHADQDVVRVQGFSMLDMKRYVESIGMRARGYRVAAETLSDIRIPVVVLMDIRGYKHFVVLQKVHNGWVYVGDPVLGHKRFKVDDFVKGWNGIIFAVIGQGYDKANALLDPPLPLTAKNRINTFSPVQDAELLDFGFIRSDFF; the protein is encoded by the coding sequence ATGCGCATTATCGCCTTGGTAGTTTTGCTTTGCGTGGCCAGTGTGATCGAGGCTGCACAACTGCCGCTTTCCGTCCTGCCTGGCGGCGCGGTGGTGTACAAGCCGATCCAGAGCGTACGCGAGCGTAAATTTGCCGACCTGGTGCAACAGAAAACCGACTTCAGTTGCGGCGCAGCAGCGCTGGCGACCATCTTGCGCCAGGCCTATTGGCTGGACGTGAATGAAGACCAGATCATCGAAGGCATGCTGGCACACGCCGATCAAGACGTTGTCCGCGTCCAGGGCTTTTCCATGCTCGACATGAAGCGTTACGTGGAAAGTATCGGCATGCGGGCCCGTGGCTACCGGGTAGCAGCGGAAACGTTGAGCGATATCAGAATTCCAGTCGTGGTGCTCATGGACATCCGTGGCTACAAACATTTTGTAGTTCTGCAAAAAGTCCATAACGGCTGGGTCTATGTCGGAGATCCGGTACTGGGTCATAAACGTTTCAAAGTCGACGACTTTGTCAAAGGCTGGAACGGCATCATCTTTGCCGTCATTGGCCAGGGCTATGACAAAGCCAATGCGCTGCTCGATCCACCCCTGCCACTGACTGCCAAGAACCGCATCAACACCTTCAGCCCGGTGCAAGACGCAGAGTTGTTGGACTTCGGATTTATCCGAAGCGACTTCTTCTAA
- a CDS encoding sigma-54 dependent transcriptional regulator, protein MIEAPALRRLLVVDPCDDCHRLLPGLRAVGWDVDSCTLENAADRTCDVGLLRLQPFHLERPEAVKELISRSGTEWIAVLNQEVLRLQNVGDFVCEWFFDFHTLPFDVSRVQVTLGRAFGMARLRGQGTVHIDQPEHELLGDSKPIRELRKLLSKLAPTESPVLIRGESGTGKELVARTLHRQSQRHSKPFVAINCGAIPEHLIQSELFGHEKGAFTGAHQRKVGRIEAANGGTLFLDEIGDLPLELQANLLRFLQEKHIERVGGSQPIPVDVRVLAATHIDLEAAIEKKRFREDLYYRLNVLQVVTAPLRERHGDLSMLANHFSHFYSHETGRRPRSFSEDALIAMGKHDWPGNVRELANRVRRGLVLAEGRQIEARDLGLISQQTIAAPMGTLEDYKTRAERQALCDVLNRHSDNLSVAARVLGVSRPTFYRLLHKHQIR, encoded by the coding sequence ATGATCGAAGCGCCCGCGTTACGACGTCTGTTAGTGGTGGACCCGTGTGACGACTGCCATCGTCTGCTGCCGGGGTTGCGCGCTGTAGGTTGGGACGTTGATAGCTGTACGCTGGAAAATGCCGCCGACCGAACATGCGACGTCGGTCTATTGCGTCTGCAGCCGTTTCATCTGGAGCGCCCCGAGGCCGTCAAGGAGCTGATCAGCCGCAGCGGCACCGAGTGGATCGCCGTGCTCAACCAGGAAGTCCTGCGACTGCAGAATGTCGGGGACTTTGTCTGTGAATGGTTTTTCGATTTCCACACCTTGCCGTTCGATGTGTCCCGGGTTCAGGTGACGCTCGGCCGGGCGTTCGGCATGGCGCGCTTGCGTGGCCAGGGCACGGTTCACATCGATCAGCCCGAACACGAGCTGCTCGGCGACAGCAAGCCGATTCGCGAGCTGCGCAAACTGTTGAGCAAACTGGCGCCGACTGAATCTCCGGTGTTGATTCGTGGTGAGAGCGGGACTGGCAAAGAGCTGGTCGCCCGCACCCTCCATCGACAATCCCAGCGGCACAGCAAACCCTTTGTCGCGATCAATTGCGGCGCGATTCCCGAACACTTGATCCAGTCCGAACTGTTTGGCCACGAGAAGGGGGCCTTCACCGGCGCCCATCAACGCAAGGTCGGGCGGATCGAAGCCGCCAACGGCGGAACCCTGTTTCTAGACGAGATCGGTGACCTCCCGCTGGAGCTGCAAGCCAACCTGTTGCGGTTCCTCCAGGAAAAACACATCGAGCGCGTGGGCGGCAGCCAGCCGATTCCTGTGGATGTGCGGGTATTGGCGGCGACACACATTGACCTGGAAGCCGCCATCGAGAAGAAGCGCTTCCGCGAAGATTTGTACTATCGCCTCAACGTGCTGCAAGTGGTCACCGCGCCGCTGCGTGAGCGCCATGGCGATCTGTCGATGCTGGCCAACCACTTCTCCCATTTCTACAGCCATGAAACCGGCCGTCGTCCGCGCAGTTTCAGCGAAGACGCGTTGATTGCCATGGGCAAGCATGACTGGCCGGGCAATGTGCGTGAACTGGCCAACCGGGTACGCCGCGGGCTGGTCCTGGCCGAGGGGCGGCAGATCGAGGCGCGCGACCTGGGGCTGATCAGCCAGCAGACGATCGCCGCACCGATGGGCACCCTCGAAGACTACAAGACTCGCGCCGAACGCCAGGCGTTGTGCGATGTATTGAACCGCCACAGCGACAACCTGAGTGTCGCCGCCCGGGTACTGGGCGTGTCGCGGCCAACCTTTTACAGACTGCTGCACAAGCACCAGATCCGTTAG
- a CDS encoding phosphoethanolamine transferase CptA, producing the protein MALFQRSSSSSAKGFDWAGFLWLFLFFWYFSGITQLLIQLTGTSGFTGFRQAFVMSAIWLAPMLLFPRQTRVLAALIGVVLWACSMASLGYFFIYQQEFSQSVIFIMFESNISEAGEYMTQYFAWWMVAAFLAHTLFAYFLWTRLRPVYMPRVRALVAATAILVAVVGYPMIKQTVRTGSLAEGFEKLETRIEPAVPWQMAVAYHRYLDTLAGMQDMLDSASKIPPLNNLKDTMANQPATLVLVIGESTNRQRMSLYGYPRETTPELDKLKDQLAVFDNVITPRPYTIEALQQVLTFADEENPDLYLSTPSLVSMMKQAGYKTFWITNQQTMTKRNTMLTTFSEQADEQVYLNNNRNQNAAQYDGDVIEPFNKALADAAPRKLIVVHLLGTHMSYQYRYPSTFDKFKDRNGVPAGVRDDQLPTYNSYDNAVLYNDFVVSSLIKDYAKSDPNGFLLYLSDHGEDVFDSAGHNTLGRNEAKPTAPMYTIPFMAWASPKWRESHDWSFAEDLGRPYSSSHLIHTWADLAGLSFDELDRSKSLVSDSFKPRPLMIGNPYEREQKALIDFSLIKPKAKPNPAGIVQQ; encoded by the coding sequence ATGGCTTTGTTTCAACGCAGCAGCAGTTCGTCTGCGAAAGGTTTTGATTGGGCAGGGTTTCTCTGGCTGTTCCTGTTCTTCTGGTATTTTTCCGGCATCACCCAACTGTTGATCCAGTTGACGGGCACTTCCGGGTTCACCGGATTCCGCCAGGCCTTTGTGATGAGCGCCATCTGGCTGGCGCCGATGCTGCTGTTCCCCCGACAAACCCGTGTATTGGCCGCGCTGATCGGCGTGGTGCTGTGGGCCTGCTCAATGGCGAGCCTGGGTTATTTCTTCATCTATCAGCAGGAATTCTCCCAGAGCGTCATCTTCATCATGTTCGAGTCGAACATCTCTGAAGCCGGCGAGTACATGACCCAGTATTTCGCCTGGTGGATGGTGGCAGCGTTCCTCGCCCACACCCTGTTCGCGTATTTCCTGTGGACGCGGTTGCGCCCGGTGTACATGCCCCGCGTTCGCGCGCTGGTGGCGGCGACAGCCATTCTGGTGGCCGTGGTCGGGTATCCGATGATCAAACAGACCGTCCGCACCGGCAGCCTCGCCGAAGGTTTCGAAAAACTCGAAACCCGCATCGAACCGGCAGTGCCATGGCAGATGGCGGTGGCCTATCACCGTTACCTCGACACCCTCGCCGGCATGCAGGACATGCTCGACAGTGCGAGCAAGATTCCACCCCTGAACAACCTCAAGGATACGATGGCCAACCAGCCGGCCACCCTGGTGCTGGTGATTGGTGAATCCACCAACCGTCAGCGCATGAGCCTCTACGGTTACCCGCGTGAAACCACGCCGGAACTGGACAAGCTCAAGGATCAACTGGCGGTCTTCGATAACGTCATCACCCCGCGCCCCTACACCATCGAGGCGTTGCAGCAGGTGCTGACCTTCGCCGACGAAGAAAACCCGGACCTGTACCTCTCGACCCCATCGCTGGTCAGCATGATGAAACAGGCCGGCTACAAAACCTTCTGGATCACCAACCAGCAGACCATGACCAAGCGCAACACCATGCTCACGACCTTCTCCGAGCAGGCCGACGAGCAGGTGTACCTGAACAACAACCGCAACCAGAATGCCGCCCAGTACGACGGCGATGTCATCGAACCGTTCAACAAGGCCCTGGCCGACGCGGCGCCACGCAAGTTGATCGTCGTGCATCTGCTCGGCACGCACATGAGCTACCAGTACCGCTATCCGTCGACATTCGACAAGTTCAAGGACCGCAACGGCGTTCCCGCCGGCGTGCGTGACGATCAACTGCCGACCTACAACAGCTATGACAACGCAGTGCTGTATAACGACTTCGTGGTCTCGAGCCTGATCAAGGACTACGCCAAATCCGATCCGAACGGTTTCCTGCTGTACCTCTCTGACCACGGCGAAGACGTTTTCGATTCGGCGGGCCATAACACTCTCGGTCGCAATGAAGCCAAGCCGACGGCGCCGATGTACACCATTCCGTTCATGGCCTGGGCCTCGCCGAAATGGCGCGAAAGCCATGACTGGAGCTTCGCCGAAGACCTCGGGCGGCCGTACAGCAGCTCGCACCTGATCCATACCTGGGCCGATCTGGCAGGTTTGAGTTTCGATGAACTCGATCGCAGCAAGAGCCTGGTCAGCGATAGCTTCAAGCCTCGCCCATTGATGATCGGCAATCCTTATGAGCGCGAGCAGAAGGCGTTGATCGACTTCAGCCTGATCAAACCCAAGGCGAAGCCGAACCCTGCGGGCATCGTTCAACAGTAA
- the zwf gene encoding glucose-6-phosphate dehydrogenase translates to MTRLIRNKSKAEPAPPTTLFLFGAHGDLVKRLLMPALYNLSRDGLLGDGLRIIGVDHNAITDEAFAQKLEDFIRAEVASKVGKGDQVLDPQLWAKLAKGISYVQGDFLDDSTYQALAAKIADSGTGNAVFYLATAPRFFSEVVRRLGAAGLLQETPEAFRRVVIEKPFGSDLHTAEALNACLLKVMTENQIYRIDHYLGKETVQNILISRFSNSLFEAFWSNHYIDHVQITAAETVGVETRGSFYEHTGALRDMVPNHLFQLLAMVAIEPPAAFGADAVRGEKAKVVGAIRPWSTEEARANSVRGQYAAGEIDGKPLPGYRQETNVSPDSTTETYVALKVMIDNWRWVGVPFYLRTGKRMSVRDTEIVICFKPAPYAQFRDTEVDELQPTYLRIQIQPNEGMWFDLLAKRPGPALKMANIELGFAYKDFFEMQPSTGYETLIYDCLTGDQTLFQRADNIENGWRAVQPFLDAWQQDASVQTYAAGEDGPATAEDLLTRDGRVWHGLG, encoded by the coding sequence ATGACCCGGTTGATCCGCAATAAATCCAAGGCAGAACCCGCACCACCGACCACGCTGTTCCTGTTCGGTGCCCACGGTGACCTGGTCAAGCGCTTGCTGATGCCGGCGCTGTACAACCTGAGTCGCGACGGTCTGCTTGGCGATGGATTGCGGATCATCGGCGTTGACCACAACGCCATCACCGATGAGGCCTTTGCGCAGAAGCTCGAAGATTTCATTCGGGCCGAAGTGGCGAGCAAGGTCGGCAAGGGCGATCAAGTCCTTGATCCGCAGTTGTGGGCCAAACTGGCAAAAGGCATCAGCTACGTCCAGGGCGACTTCCTGGACGACAGCACGTATCAGGCGCTGGCGGCGAAAATCGCCGACAGCGGCACCGGCAACGCGGTGTTTTATCTGGCCACCGCGCCACGTTTCTTCAGCGAAGTGGTGCGTCGTCTCGGCGCCGCCGGTTTGCTGCAAGAAACGCCGGAAGCCTTCAGAAGGGTGGTAATCGAAAAACCGTTCGGCTCCGATCTGCACACCGCCGAAGCCTTGAACGCGTGCTTGCTCAAGGTGATGACGGAAAACCAGATTTACCGGATCGATCACTATCTGGGCAAGGAAACCGTACAGAACATTCTGATCAGCCGGTTCTCCAACAGCCTGTTCGAAGCCTTCTGGAGCAACCATTACATCGACCACGTACAGATTACCGCCGCGGAAACCGTCGGCGTGGAAACCCGTGGCAGTTTTTATGAGCACACCGGCGCCTTGCGGGACATGGTGCCCAATCACCTGTTCCAGCTATTGGCGATGGTGGCCATTGAACCGCCGGCCGCCTTCGGCGCCGATGCGGTTCGCGGCGAGAAAGCCAAAGTGGTGGGGGCGATTCGCCCCTGGTCCACTGAAGAGGCGCGGGCCAATTCGGTGCGCGGCCAATACGCCGCCGGCGAAATCGATGGCAAGCCGTTGCCGGGTTATCGCCAGGAAACCAACGTATCGCCCGACAGCACGACCGAAACCTATGTGGCGCTCAAAGTCATGATCGACAACTGGCGCTGGGTCGGCGTGCCGTTCTACCTGCGCACCGGCAAGCGCATGAGCGTGCGCGACACCGAGATCGTCATCTGTTTTAAACCGGCGCCTTACGCGCAATTCCGTGATACCGAGGTCGATGAGCTGCAACCGACCTATCTGCGGATCCAGATTCAGCCTAATGAAGGCATGTGGTTCGACCTGTTGGCCAAACGGCCTGGGCCGGCGTTGAAAATGGCTAATATCGAACTGGGTTTTGCCTACAAGGATTTCTTTGAAATGCAGCCGTCCACCGGCTACGAAACCCTGATCTACGATTGCCTGACCGGCGATCAAACGCTGTTCCAGCGCGCCGACAACATCGAAAACGGTTGGCGTGCCGTACAACCATTCCTCGATGCCTGGCAGCAGGACGCGAGCGTGCAGACTTACGCGGCCGGTGAGGACGGACCGGCGACGGCAGAAGACCTGCTGACTCGCGATGGTCGCGTCTGGCATGGCCTCGGATGA
- a CDS encoding heme utilization protein, with the protein MKPSMALKPLVFAIAALMAVAVQAGNDRRHDDHHNGHNNNGQHTPPPTKIPVYATANANDKQSSTGNRILNQGTINNAEMSGSATGADGNVGINVAAGDGNQQDNAAAIANAGATSALDNSFVFGVANATASVKQYSNNNKVDNYNTTASAVMSQSGNGGNGNMGINIAGGDLNQQKNTMAIANSNAPLGNATATASAEQNGPGLVVNNRADQNVALATVTLTTTNTGSASFSHNSELNIDKSASSNWAKSGVSSYDASGTNHFDANGSKSTDNSATSHASVIASLEAAADGSKSVTVNYGHGDRTNSKSFDASLNASLNASVDTEHTNSTDSSFEKAFNSSFTKSYDSSFEKSGEKSSASTKHEVKGYTESNTWDLSNTVSYQILTPNGWANPVTNTATLSGSVNGGSGNLGVNVAAGVGNQQSNSLAISNQSF; encoded by the coding sequence ATGAAACCTTCGATGGCACTCAAGCCTCTGGTTTTCGCAATTGCTGCGCTCATGGCTGTTGCTGTACAAGCTGGCAACGATCGTCGTCACGATGACCACCACAATGGTCATAACAACAACGGTCAACACACTCCTCCTCCTACAAAGATCCCTGTCTACGCGACTGCCAATGCCAACGACAAACAGAGCAGTACCGGCAACCGCATCCTTAACCAAGGGACTATTAACAACGCCGAGATGAGCGGCTCTGCCACAGGCGCCGACGGCAACGTCGGTATCAACGTCGCGGCAGGCGACGGCAACCAACAGGACAACGCTGCTGCCATCGCGAACGCTGGTGCCACCTCCGCTCTCGATAACAGCTTCGTGTTCGGCGTTGCCAATGCTACTGCCAGCGTCAAGCAGTACAGCAACAATAACAAGGTCGACAATTACAACACCACAGCCTCTGCCGTGATGAGTCAGTCGGGCAATGGCGGCAACGGCAATATGGGGATCAACATTGCTGGTGGCGACCTTAACCAACAGAAAAACACCATGGCAATTGCCAACTCCAATGCTCCGCTCGGCAATGCAACAGCCACCGCCTCTGCTGAACAAAACGGTCCTGGTCTGGTAGTGAACAACAGGGCGGATCAGAACGTCGCCCTGGCTACGGTGACGCTGACCACAACCAACACCGGTAGTGCCTCTTTCAGCCATAACTCCGAGTTGAACATTGATAAGAGCGCTTCCAGCAACTGGGCTAAGAGCGGTGTCAGCAGTTATGACGCCAGCGGCACCAATCACTTTGATGCAAACGGTTCAAAAAGCACCGATAACAGCGCTACCAGCCATGCTTCTGTGATCGCTTCCCTGGAAGCAGCGGCGGATGGTTCCAAATCCGTTACCGTTAATTATGGCCATGGAGATCGCACCAACAGCAAGTCGTTCGACGCATCGCTTAACGCGTCGCTCAATGCATCTGTCGATACAGAGCACACAAACTCGACCGACTCTTCGTTCGAAAAAGCGTTCAATTCCTCCTTCACAAAATCGTATGACTCTTCGTTCGAGAAATCAGGCGAGAAATCGTCCGCTTCTACCAAACACGAAGTGAAGGGCTACACCGAAAGCAATACATGGGATTTGAGCAACACCGTTTCCTATCAAATCCTGACCCCAAATGGCTGGGCTAACCCTGTGACCAACACTGCAACCCTGAGTGGTTCGGTGAATGGCGGCAGTGGCAACCTCGGCGTGAACGTGGCTGCCGGTGTGGGCAACCAACAAAGCAACTCGCTGGCCATTTCCAACCAATCGTTCTGA
- a CDS encoding adhesin: MNHKLLIVAMFCSASSFAQPPIINNAEIDSSGSQYQGNFAVNQAAGDQQQQANARAIAIGDSASAATQIRQRLNTQVDPRMDARASIQGDSFSHGNGVLGVNQSAGASNQQANALRISISKQPQSIDDSVLMQQNVALLNNSVPTDSAPGLRQVTTSDQAFTGSRGVIQLNQSAGVGNRMANTLSVRVAD; this comes from the coding sequence ATGAATCACAAACTGCTGATTGTCGCCATGTTCTGCAGTGCATCGAGCTTCGCTCAACCGCCCATCATCAACAATGCCGAGATCGACAGTTCGGGCAGCCAGTACCAAGGCAACTTCGCGGTCAACCAGGCTGCAGGCGATCAGCAGCAACAGGCCAACGCCCGGGCCATCGCCATTGGTGATTCAGCCAGCGCGGCCACCCAGATTCGTCAACGACTGAATACGCAGGTCGACCCCAGGATGGATGCTCGGGCCAGCATTCAAGGCGACTCTTTCAGTCACGGCAACGGTGTTCTGGGCGTCAACCAGAGCGCGGGTGCCAGCAACCAGCAAGCCAATGCCCTGCGGATAAGCATCAGCAAACAGCCGCAAAGCATCGACGACAGCGTCCTCATGCAACAGAACGTGGCGCTGCTCAACAACTCCGTTCCAACTGACTCTGCACCCGGCCTCCGCCAGGTCACTACCAGTGACCAGGCTTTCACCGGTAGCCGTGGGGTGATTCAGTTGAATCAGAGCGCCGGGGTAGGAAACCGAATGGCCAATACCCTGAGCGTACGGGTCGCGGACTGA
- a CDS encoding HAD family hydrolase, translated as MSEVTQHTIRFLLSDMDGTLLLPDHSLSQRTIEAVRSLREAGVLFSLATGRPPKAMLQQIEALGVDLPTAAFNGGTIVHPDGSLLVAHYLPATAALITLTLFADLPDIEVWVFSGGDWLVKDPTGPMVPREQHGLGYPPVMVESFEPYLEHIDKIVAASNNAQLLIELEAQLLPKVEGQAQVSRSQPVYLDVTAMQANKGDALETLAAFLGVPLEQTAALGDGGNDPAMFHRAGLSIAMGQAEEAVKRQADVVTGANTEDGAAQAIERYILNAG; from the coding sequence ATGAGTGAGGTCACGCAACACACCATCCGTTTTCTGCTCAGTGACATGGACGGCACATTGTTGCTGCCGGACCACAGCCTCAGCCAGCGCACCATCGAAGCCGTCCGTTCGTTGCGCGAGGCGGGCGTGCTGTTCAGCCTCGCCACGGGCCGACCGCCGAAAGCCATGTTGCAGCAGATCGAAGCCCTGGGCGTCGATCTGCCGACGGCAGCATTCAATGGCGGCACGATTGTCCATCCCGATGGCAGTTTGCTGGTCGCGCATTACTTGCCGGCCACGGCGGCACTGATTACGTTGACGCTGTTTGCCGATCTGCCGGACATCGAGGTCTGGGTGTTCAGCGGTGGTGACTGGCTGGTGAAAGACCCGACCGGGCCGATGGTTCCTCGAGAGCAGCACGGCCTGGGGTATCCGCCCGTAATGGTGGAGAGTTTTGAGCCGTACCTGGAACACATCGACAAGATCGTCGCGGCGAGCAATAACGCGCAGCTGTTGATTGAGCTGGAGGCGCAATTGCTGCCCAAGGTCGAGGGCCAGGCGCAGGTGTCGCGATCGCAACCGGTGTACCTCGACGTGACCGCGATGCAAGCCAACAAGGGGGACGCGCTGGAGACACTGGCCGCGTTCCTGGGCGTGCCGCTGGAGCAGACGGCGGCCTTGGGCGATGGCGGCAATGACCCCGCCATGTTTCACCGCGCGGGTTTGTCAATCGCCATGGGGCAGGCGGAAGAGGCGGTGAAGCGTCAGGCCGACGTGGTGACCGGAGCCAACACCGAGGACGGCGCGGCGCAGGCAATCGAGCGGTACATCCTCAACGCAGGTTAA
- the nhaB gene encoding sodium/proton antiporter NhaB: MSGSMAQAFAHNFLGHSPRWYKACILGFLILNALVLWTVGPVAAGWLLVLEFIFTLAMALKCYPLMPGGLLLIEALLLKMTTPQALYDELVHNFPVILLLMFMVAGIYFMKDLLLFLFSRLLLGVRSKALLALMFCFLSAFLSAFLDALTVTAVIISAAVGFYSVYHRVASGNDPRQDSEYGDDQHLPTLHHADLEQFRAFLRSLLMHGAVGTALGGVCTLVGEPQNLLIGHEMGWHFSEFFLKVAPVSLPVLVAGLVTCVLLEKLRWFGYGTLLPDNVRAVLANYAAEDNAERTSRQRAALIVQGLAALILIGCLAFHVAEVGLIGLMVIVLITAFTGITDEHRLGTAFKDAMPFTALLVVFFAVVAVIHDQQLFTPLIQWVLALPADQQPGMLFIANGLLSAISDNVFVATIYITEVKQAFISGHMSREHFETLAIAINTGTNLPSVATPNGQAAFLFLLTSAIAPLIRLSYGRMVWMALPYTVVMGVLGWYAVSYWL, from the coding sequence ATGTCCGGCTCAATGGCCCAGGCGTTCGCGCATAATTTTCTCGGGCATTCACCTCGCTGGTACAAGGCCTGCATTCTCGGCTTCCTGATTCTCAACGCCCTGGTGCTGTGGACCGTGGGTCCGGTCGCGGCCGGTTGGCTGCTGGTGCTGGAATTCATCTTCACCCTGGCCATGGCGCTCAAGTGCTATCCGCTGATGCCCGGCGGCCTGTTGCTGATCGAAGCGCTGCTGTTGAAGATGACCACGCCCCAGGCACTGTATGACGAACTGGTGCACAACTTCCCGGTGATCCTGCTGCTGATGTTCATGGTCGCGGGCATCTACTTCATGAAAGACCTGCTGCTGTTTCTGTTTTCTCGTCTGCTGCTCGGGGTTCGCTCCAAGGCGTTGCTGGCGTTGATGTTCTGCTTTCTGTCGGCGTTTCTCTCGGCCTTTCTCGATGCCTTGACCGTGACCGCCGTGATCATCAGCGCGGCTGTAGGGTTTTACTCGGTGTATCACCGCGTCGCCTCGGGCAATGATCCGCGTCAGGACAGTGAATATGGCGATGACCAGCACCTGCCAACACTCCATCACGCTGACCTCGAACAGTTCCGCGCCTTTCTGCGCAGCCTGTTGATGCACGGCGCCGTAGGCACGGCATTGGGCGGTGTTTGTACCCTGGTCGGCGAGCCACAGAACCTGCTGATCGGCCACGAAATGGGTTGGCACTTTTCTGAATTCTTCCTGAAAGTCGCCCCGGTTTCGCTGCCGGTGCTGGTGGCGGGCCTGGTGACTTGCGTACTGCTGGAAAAGTTGCGCTGGTTTGGTTACGGCACACTCCTGCCGGACAACGTGCGCGCCGTGCTGGCCAACTATGCCGCCGAAGACAACGCCGAACGCACTTCGCGCCAACGCGCTGCGCTGATTGTTCAAGGGCTGGCGGCGCTGATTCTGATTGGCTGCCTGGCCTTCCACGTGGCTGAAGTGGGCCTGATCGGCTTGATGGTGATCGTGCTGATTACCGCGTTCACTGGTATTACTGACGAGCATCGCCTCGGCACTGCGTTCAAGGACGCCATGCCGTTCACGGCGCTGTTGGTGGTGTTTTTTGCGGTGGTGGCGGTGATTCACGATCAGCAGTTGTTCACGCCGCTGATCCAGTGGGTACTGGCGCTGCCGGCGGATCAGCAACCGGGCATGCTGTTTATTGCCAACGGCTTGCTGTCGGCGATCAGCGACAACGTATTTGTCGCGACCATCTACATCACCGAAGTGAAGCAGGCGTTCATCTCCGGCCACATGAGCCGTGAACATTTCGAGACCCTGGCGATTGCGATCAACACCGGCACCAACCTGCCGAGCGTGGCGACGCCCAATGGCCAGGCAGCGTTTCTGTTTCTGCTGACGTCGGCGATTGCACCGCTGATTCGCCTGTCGTATGGACGGATGGTGTGGATGGCGTTGCCGTATACGGTGGTGATGGGTGTTCTTGGGTGGTATGCGGTGAGTTACTGGCTTTGA
- the gnd gene encoding phosphogluconate dehydrogenase (NAD(+)-dependent, decarboxylating), whose amino-acid sequence MQLGIIGLGRMGGNIARRLMLNGHTTVVYDRNTAFVDTLAAEGAKGVIDLPALVAGLAKPRAVWVMLPAGAPTEDTIDTLSTLLEPGDTIIDGGNTFYKDDIRRAKTLSEKGLHYVDVGTSGGVWGLERGYCMMIGGEAEVVKRLDPLFDSLAPGLGDIPRTKDRKSDDDRAERGYIHAGPAGSGHFVKMIHNGIEYGMMQAFAEGFDILKTKASTNLPEDQRFDLNVADIAEVWRRGSVVSSWLLDLTADALASDPKLDGYSGSVADSGEGRWTIEAAMEQSVPVPVLSNSLFSRYRSRGQGTFGDKILSAQRFGFGGHVETAKK is encoded by the coding sequence ATGCAACTCGGGATTATTGGACTGGGCCGCATGGGCGGCAATATTGCGCGGCGCCTGATGCTCAACGGGCACACCACCGTTGTTTACGACCGCAATACCGCCTTCGTCGATACCCTGGCCGCCGAAGGCGCCAAAGGCGTCATCGACCTGCCAGCCCTGGTCGCTGGCCTGGCCAAACCACGTGCGGTCTGGGTCATGCTGCCGGCCGGCGCACCGACCGAAGACACCATCGACACCCTGAGCACCTTGCTCGAACCCGGCGATACCATCATCGACGGCGGCAACACCTTTTATAAGGACGACATCCGCCGGGCGAAAACCCTGTCGGAAAAAGGCCTGCACTATGTCGACGTCGGCACCTCTGGCGGCGTCTGGGGCCTGGAGCGCGGTTACTGCATGATGATCGGCGGCGAAGCCGAGGTGGTGAAACGCCTCGATCCGTTGTTCGACAGCCTGGCACCGGGCCTGGGTGATATCCCTCGCACCAAGGACCGCAAGTCGGACGACGATCGCGCCGAACGCGGTTACATCCACGCCGGTCCCGCAGGCTCTGGTCATTTCGTGAAGATGATCCACAACGGCATCGAATACGGAATGATGCAGGCCTTCGCCGAAGGCTTCGACATCCTCAAGACCAAGGCCAGCACCAACCTGCCGGAAGATCAGCGCTTTGATCTCAACGTGGCCGACATCGCCGAAGTCTGGCGTCGCGGCAGTGTTGTGTCGTCCTGGCTGCTCGACCTGACGGCTGACGCGCTCGCCAGCGATCCGAAACTCGACGGTTACTCAGGCTCGGTCGCTGACAGCGGTGAAGGTCGCTGGACCATCGAAGCGGCCATGGAACAGTCGGTGCCCGTGCCGGTGTTGTCGAACTCGCTGTTCTCCCGCTACCGTTCACGCGGGCAAGGCACGTTTGGCGACAAGATTCTCTCGGCCCAGCGCTTCGGATTCGGCGGCCACGTGGAGACCGCGAAAAAATGA
- a CDS encoding DUF6026 family protein produces MGTVQAARPAQTLYVTIRRDELRQLKDERDQLKQEVEQLRLLTQGLQAQPKPVTLRAPHA; encoded by the coding sequence ATGGGCACAGTACAAGCAGCACGGCCAGCACAAACCCTTTACGTCACGATCCGTCGCGATGAATTGCGCCAGTTGAAAGACGAGCGCGACCAGCTGAAGCAGGAAGTCGAGCAGTTACGGCTGCTGACGCAAGGACTCCAGGCTCAGCCGAAGCCTGTCACACTGCGCGCTCCCCACGCCTGA